The DNA window TCGATTGCCGGACGGTTTCTCTTGGCTGAGTACATCTACACCATGCGCAAGACGCGCAAGGCGCACGGCGACAAGGTCATCCTCGATGACGTGACGCTGAGCTTCCTGCCCGGTGCGAAGATCGGTGTGGTCGGCCCCAACGGTGCCGGTAAGTCCACCGTCCTCAAGATCATGGCGGGCCTGGAGCAGCCGTCCAACGGCGACGCGTTCCTCTCGCCCGGCTACAGCGTCGGCATCCTGATGCAGGAGCCGAAGCTGGACGAGTCCAAGACGGTCCTGGAGAACGTCGAGGACGGCGTCGCGGAGGTCAAGGGCAAGCTCAACCGCTTCAACGAGATCGCCGAGCTCATGGCGACCGACTACTCGGACGCCCTGCTCGATGAGATGGGCAAGCTCCAGGAGGAGCTCGACCACGCCAACGCCTGGGACCTCGACGCCCAGCTGGAGCAGGCCATGGACGCGCTGGGCTGCCCGCCCGCCGACTGGCCGGTCGTCAACCTCTCCGGTGGCGAGAAGCGCCGCGTCGCGCTCTGCAAGCTGCTGCTCGAGGCCCCCGACCTGCTGCTCCTCGACGAGCCCACCAACCACCTCGACGCCGAGTCGGTGAACTGGCTGGAGCAGCACCTGGCCAAGTACGCGGGCACCGTCGTGGCGATCACCCACGACCGGTACTTCCTCGACAACGTCGCCGAGTGGATCCTCGAGCTCGACCGCGGCCGCGCGATCCCCTACGAGGGCAACTACTCCACCTACCTGGAGAACAAGGCCTCCCGTCTGAAGGTCGAGGGCCAGAAGGACGCGAAGCGCCAGAAGCGCCTCAAGGAAGAGCTGGAGTGGGTCCGCTCCAACGCCAAGGGCCGTCAGGCCAAGTCCAAGGCGCGCCTCGCCCGTTACGAGGAGATGGCCGCCGAGGCCGACAAGATGCGGAAGCTGGACTTCGAGGAGATCCAGATTCCGCCGGGCCCGCGCCTGGGCTCCATCGTCGTCGAGGTCAACAACCTCTCCAAGGCCTTCGGCGAGAAGGTTCTCATCGACGACCTGTCCTTCACCCTGCCGCGCAACGGCATCGTGGGCGTCATCGGCCCGAACGGCGCCGGCAAGACCACGCTGTTCAAGATGATCCAGGGCCTGGAGACCCCGGACTCCGGTTCGATCAAGGTCGGCGAGACCGTCAAGATCTCGTACGTCGACCAGAGCCGCGCCAACATCGACCCCAAGAAGACGCTGTGGGCCGTCGTCTCCGACGAGCTGGACTACATCAACGTCGGCCACGTCGAGATGCCCTCGCGCGCCTACGTCTCCGCGTTCGGCTTCAAGGGCCCGGACCAGCAGAAGCCGGCCGGCGTGCTCTCCGGCGGTGAGCGCAACCGCCTCAACCTGGCGCTGACCCTCAAGCAGGGCGGCAACCTGCTGCTCCTCGACGAGCCGACCAACGACCTCGACGTCGAGACCCTCTCCTCCCTGGAGAACGCCCTGCTCGACTTCCCGGGCGCCGCTGTGGTCGTCTCCCACGACCGCTGGTTCCTGGACCGGGTGGCCACGCACATCCTGGCCTACGAGGGCGACTCGAAGTGGTTCTGGTTCGAGGGCAACTTCGAGTCCTACGAGAAGAACAAGATCGAGCGCCTCGGCCCGGACGCGGCCCGTCCGCACCGCGC is part of the Streptomyces roseifaciens genome and encodes:
- the ettA gene encoding energy-dependent translational throttle protein EttA — its product is MAEYIYTMRKTRKAHGDKVILDDVTLSFLPGAKIGVVGPNGAGKSTVLKIMAGLEQPSNGDAFLSPGYSVGILMQEPKLDESKTVLENVEDGVAEVKGKLNRFNEIAELMATDYSDALLDEMGKLQEELDHANAWDLDAQLEQAMDALGCPPADWPVVNLSGGEKRRVALCKLLLEAPDLLLLDEPTNHLDAESVNWLEQHLAKYAGTVVAITHDRYFLDNVAEWILELDRGRAIPYEGNYSTYLENKASRLKVEGQKDAKRQKRLKEELEWVRSNAKGRQAKSKARLARYEEMAAEADKMRKLDFEEIQIPPGPRLGSIVVEVNNLSKAFGEKVLIDDLSFTLPRNGIVGVIGPNGAGKTTLFKMIQGLETPDSGSIKVGETVKISYVDQSRANIDPKKTLWAVVSDELDYINVGHVEMPSRAYVSAFGFKGPDQQKPAGVLSGGERNRLNLALTLKQGGNLLLLDEPTNDLDVETLSSLENALLDFPGAAVVVSHDRWFLDRVATHILAYEGDSKWFWFEGNFESYEKNKIERLGPDAARPHRATYKKLTRG